The genomic region gaggaagattatgaactttatccaaactcagtatatcgcatactaagtctgattctggaaaacgcctgtcaatactgctttgaaaggtttttcttcatatgaaaattggttttattccattttttggaatttggttttggagtttttggtttatttaattattactaacgaTATGAAGACCAGGTGAAGGAATAGCCAATTTAATTGCGCAAATGGCTACTATATATAATAGTAATAAAcatttggaggaaatccgtaaacgacgtttgctgaggtttcaaaaatttatggcagcaatacgcatgcgaaattcgatattacactTTATAGTAAGTAATAAAGGGACAAAGCCAAGGCGAATCTCTTAAAGGTGTTGGTAAAACAGCTGAGttgtttttctttccttcgccGTGGCCATGTGGCTGTCACCTCAGAATGatacaaggcgaattcattatttgttgtctagtttctcaatactttgctttgacaatcaaatgtaCAGAACAGTGTTGTTGATCTAGTGCTATcccctttaatgaatgcgcgcCTTGGACAAAGCGTCTATGGAGTCACGCTTCTTTCTGTAACACCACTATTAatatttctgctttctaaagggttttccaataacaggtgatattttggaatggattgcgctatcgagagatgatttaacgatttttatggccgaaattggatggtattgatctggacaacgtttattttcaacaagacggtgcacgtgccacacaagcaacgaaaccattgatcttttacgtgaaaactttccggaccgtgttaactctcgaagaggtgatcacaattggccaccgagatcttgtgatttaatgccttgtgacttttttctttgaggccacgccAACAGCCccgggtcgattcaagaccccAAAGTTGGAATTCGTTAGGCTAtggaggacatagggcagccactttgcaattcggttatggaaaatttcatgaaaaggatattgtcttgtaagcgtggtcatggtgatcatttgcctgatgttattttccactattaacggcataccttcctctttataatgaaataaacatccgatcatttatataaaaaaataacacttttctttggatatcaaaataacacctcttattggaaaaccctatattatcatttgaagttctcaagctcttaaaaaacaccctttatataaatatatataactgttatgtgtgtatatttcatatatatatattatattatatatgtacatacccatacacagctatgtatgtatgtatgcttagttatatgcatttttttgcagtttgtttttaataaattaaacttttcttcctttttttacaTATTGATAAAATACTTAGACTAAAATCTTTCGATAAGCTGATTGAGTTGAATTAATTATATAAACTGTTTTCGACCACATTTGCTTCTCTGTTATactcatatgtacgtatgtgctggttgttttttttttttgttttcgttatcAATTATTTTCAACATCAAATTATGCTCTTTTTACTATTAACATTTACATTAACTTGTatctctgtatgtatgtatattatttatgtaattaGAAGCGGCATTGTAAAtacaacatatatgtatgtatgtatatatacgagtCTACAGCCGAGTTATAAAAGTTCGaactttaaatttactaaaactacAAATGTCTGCTTGTATAATTATTACAATCACTCAACTATTAATCTAAATCCTCTTTTGTGTTACTTGCAGAAGCAGTGATGCTTGACATTGacagttttacatttttactgttTCACACAACATTTTAGAAGCACAGAAACTGcacagtaaatattatatatatgtttgtatggagCAGAAATGTTATTTATTCACTATAGTGAACGTCCTTTATTATAGCTTTAGCTTAGATCTCGAATTGGCATAAAATCACTGTTGCTCTTTGCTGCACTCAAATTTGTGCTTTTGTGTGTGTTCATCATTCAAGCAACACCACCACCTTCTTTAGCTAAACTTTTTCGCATAtctgtatgtacataatttaaTCTTTTTACAAACAGTTCTTTAAATGGcctttatatatacaaatttgtatgtatgtatgtatgtgtgcacacatGCACGTTACCAAAGTCTGTATACTTATTTTCAAAAGGCAAATCACAATCTTGTATTAATTTCACAATGCAATTTCAATACAATTAAGCATGAAATTTGTAACTgtagatacatatttatgtatgtatgtatttatcaactttttttatatatataaattttgcttGTAATTCATTAATAGTTAAAATTCGCGTATATAATTCGTGTATAGTTTTTGATTTCAAACGCAAAAGTGCTCTGAGAGTGACAATAAATTTGGCATAACCGTTAGAAAGTCAATGGGAATTGGATTTAGGGAAGGTTTTCGAATGTTTCTTCTGCTGAATTGCAGCAACTTGCATTGCTTCGACTGTCCACTACGAACACTAAATGTGATTGAAATCGCTTTAGACATTTTCTTTAGAATCTTAAAACAGCGCACGCTGCGAGTACCAATATacaatatacacatatattttcaattatttagcatatttttgtccgttatgtattttttgtgttttttggtaAGCATCTTAACTTTGACCATTATTTACGGGTAAATAGCTTTGcaaaaaatatcttttgttACGTTTATCTAgtcaataattttataaatttgtattcgcATTATAGACAAcaattattgtttaaaaaatacataattaacTTGTTCACAAAATGTTGAACTTCACATACGCgcagcacacgcacacacacaaagctTACTCCTTCCCCTATGTGCCGCCACTGATTGTGCGTACATATGGAAGTCGCGCGTTGGAAGCCGACAAAAcgcctaaaaatatatattttgtgccTGCTTCGCGCCCCCCACTTCTAGTTAGTTTAcgtgttttattaataaatacgcTAACAATGTGTGCTGTCGTTGAATGGTGGCTATTTGCTGTTCCACGCACGCACCAACAGCTACTATACAAATTTCCAATCAGCACACAAAACAGCTTTCACATAACCGCCAACATGATTCACTTAAGTTTCGCCTAAAAAATTTACGAGTGCAAGTTGGCTCGGTCTTTGGCACGTCGTTTTGCCAGTTTCGACATTTCTACTGGTCCCACATTGGCCGCTTGTGGTATTGCAATTGCGCGGAACGTAGCATCAACGGCACCGCGTAACGCCGCTGTCGCTTCGCGCACCGAATTGGCGTTGGGTTGCGCCAACCCCACGCCACCTTCGCCTGCGGCATTGTTGCCCGCAACCGACATTTGCGTGGGTATTATGGCGTATTCTGTGAGGCGCACTGAACCCGCCGACTGTTCGCGCAGCCAAGGATGTTGCAGTATTTGCGCCGCTGTTGGTCTATTTTCCGGCACGATGTGTAGCATTTGACGCAGGAGATCTTTCACTTCGCTGCCGGTCATTGCCCAACGATTTGAGGTGAAATCCACATGCCCGGAACCGATACGTTTCAATATCACCTCGGGTGAGTCGTTTGGTGTTGAGGCAAAAGGCGTGCGGCCAGAGAGCATAATGTAGAGCAACACGCCCAATGACCAGATGTCACAGGCCAAGTCATAGCCTTGACGCTTTAGCACTTCCGGCGCCACAAAGTTGGCTGTGTAGCAGGGTGTCATCAGCAGGCCATTGTCGGCACGTAGTTGCTTTGCGAATCCTAAACGTTATCAGTTTACATAAGTGGAAGCACAAATCATAATACGGCGcgttattatttgtattttctgcAACATTTAGTTTATTACTTACCCAGGTCACATAGTTTTAGCGTCTCCGGCGTCTGTCGCATGCTAGCGTAAATCATGTTCGATGGTTTCAGGTCACGATGCACTACGCCATGCTCGTGCAGGTACGCCAAGGCCGACACGACCGTTCTTAGCACTGCACTCGCCTCGCTCTCGCACATCTGCCCCACGGCAAGTATGCGATCGAGCAGCTCGCCGCCCTTCAGCAGCTCCATAACCAAATACGCTGATGTCACGTCCTCGTACACTGAGAATAAAGTGACAATATTTGGGTGATTACCGTAGCGCAACATTATTTCCACCTCCTCCCAACAGTCTGCGGAACTAGCTGATGCTGCCGCAGCggctttttcaataattttgacaGCAAAATGCTTTTTCGTTGAGCGATGTTCGCATAAACGGCAGACAGAAAATGTGCCACGTCCTAATTCCTGCAGGAGGTTGTATTCGGAATGAAAGTTCCCGGGTAGAACACCGGGCAAACTGCGCTGCTGGGGATGTGCATTGGGCACGAATGGCGACAAAGGACTTGAACTGTTGGAGGTTTGATCCAGTAGCACTGGCGCTACAAAGCTAAAGCCGCGAAAAATCTCATGTGCCGAAGCCGATATGGGACCGCCCGGCGAGTCGCGTGGTGACTTTGACGTATATTCGACATCAAAGTAAAACGCATCGTCACGTGACACCGCTGGTATGAATGGTGGACGCACTTCTTTCCGTTCCAGCCTTACCCAGTCAATCGTAGCAAAAAAACAATGCGCCTTAATATCCAGTATGCCGTTGGGTCCAGCGCCTAGTCGATTTTGTGGATTCCTCTTGAACAGTGCGCGCAACAGCGATTGCGCTTCCGGCGAGAGATTCTCGGGCATGCCCAATTTCGAGCGTAATATTTGGTTCATAGTTTCTTGTCGCGTTTGCCCGTGGAATGGCAAATTTCCTGTTAACATTTCGTACATCAGC from Anastrepha obliqua isolate idAnaObli1 chromosome 2, idAnaObli1_1.0, whole genome shotgun sequence harbors:
- the LOC129238506 gene encoding ribosomal protein S6 kinase 2 beta isoform X1, which encodes MPLADLNKDLRQQQQLGVGIGIGNNAHLDNANGALGQQHLRQRMQITSSGCSSLAVTPMEHTPTDEESGGVTTVTSSQRRQQAQQQQQKHLQQVQQTALQAALEHHHISSVTADTAELMDLSDSEGYAPAAGDTELRENEFELREVVKEGHEKADPSQFELLRVLGEGSFGKVFLVRKVIGKDAGTLYAMKVLKKATLKVKDRVRSTNERKILADVGHAFIVKLHYAFQTPGKLYLILDFLRGGDLFTRLSKEVMFTEEDVKFYLAELALALNHLHSLGIIYRDLKPENILLDEHGHIALTDFGLSKQPLDGSKTYSFCGTVEYMAPEIVNRKGHDFAADWWSFGVLMYEMLTGNLPFHGQTRQETMNQILRSKLGMPENLSPEAQSLLRALFKRNPQNRLGAGPNGILDIKAHCFFATIDWVRLERKEVRPPFIPAVSRDDAFYFDVEYTSKSPRDSPGGPISASAHEIFRGFSFVAPVLLDQTSNSSSPLSPFVPNAHPQQRSLPGVLPGNFHSEYNLLQELGRGTFSVCRLCEHRSTKKHFAVKIIEKAAAAASASSADCWEEVEIMLRYGNHPNIVTLFSVYEDVTSAYLVMELLKGGELLDRILAVGQMCESEASAVLRTVVSALAYLHEHGVVHRDLKPSNMIYASMRQTPETLKLCDLGFAKQLRADNGLLMTPCYTANFVAPEVLKRQGYDLACDIWSLGVLLYIMLSGRTPFASTPNDSPEVILKRIGSGHVDFTSNRWAMTGSEVKDLLRQMLHIVPENRPTAAQILQHPWLREQSAGSVRLTEYAIIPTQMSVAGNNAAGEGGVGLAQPNANSVREATAALRGAVDATFRAIAIPQAANVGPVEMSKLAKRRAKDRANLHS